From Nitrososphaerales archaeon:
TATCGATATCTACCTTATATGCTCCGTCTTGCTTCTCAGCGACCGTAAGAATCGCATCTACGACGAGGGTTGCAAGCTCTTCAGCCTCTTTGGAAACGAGTTTACTCGCCATACTCGTCTTCGCTACCTTGATGAGCATATTCTTATCTTCAGGATCGATCTTCTCCGCAAAGCTTCGAAGGGCCTCAAGTGCCTTATTGGCAGCCTTCCTGTAGCCATCGACTATGATCGTCGGATGCACATCCTTGGCGAGCAGCTCTTCAGCCTTCTCGAGCAGTGCACCAGCAAGCACGACTGCCGATGTTGTACCATCACCAACTTCATTATCGGTAGCCTTCGCAACCTCTACGAGCATCTTCGCCGCCGGGTGCTGCACATCGATCTCCTTCAGTATCGTGGCACCATCGTTCGTGATCGTTACATCGCCGAGTGTGTCGACGAGCATCTTGTCCATTCCCCTTGGACCAAGAGATGTGCGGACGATCTCCGCTATCAACTTCGCTGCCATGATGTTATTCCTCTGCGCCTCTCTTCCTCTCATCTGGCTGCTTCCTTCCTTCAGTATCAGTATAGGTTGGCCAGTTGAGGTAATTGCAGGAATAGCTGTTGCGGACATATCAGATCTACTCCTCCGGTATATAACCTAAAGTAGTAAACTATATAAACATTACCCTCCTAATACATTTTAGGTGAGCAAAAATATCCACGACCGAGCTCGATCGATTACTAACGGTCGTACAGAACCCTATAAGGAGAGAAATCATTCGAAGGTTGAGCCAGGAGCCTAGCTACCCACTTGAAATTTCAGAGGATCTCGGGATATATCAACCGCTCGTCTCAAAGCACCTTAAAGTGATGGAAGAAGCGGAGGTCGTGGAGGCTAAAACGGAGTCAAGCCCTTATGGGCCTGACAGAAAGATGTACTACCTTGCAAAGGCAGTATCATTAACGGTCGATTTTTCACCAGACCTTTACAACGTAAGTGTATCATCATTACAACGTGTCACCCTACCCAAGTCTATAGGAGAATTCAAAGACCGCCTCGACCATCTTACCAGCGAATACCATACGTTAGATCAATTTGCAGACCTGATCGCCGATCTGGATAGGAGGATCGCTGAATTGGAGAAAGAGAGGGCTGCGCTACTTCACCTCAGAAGTCTAGCCATGCGTGCAGCGAAGGAGAGTATCAAAGGCAAGCCGATATCCTTCATAGAGAGGATGATCGCCTATCATATCTTAAATAAGAATGAACGGACCGTTAGAGAGATTTCGAAGAGCCTCAACATAAAGGAGGATGTGGTGAAGCGCGTACTCGATCAACTTGTGAAGAGATCGATCATTCGGCCATTTTGATTATTAGACTCGATAACTGAAGAATATGTTCTAGATAATCATCATAATTAACGATAAAAAGTTCGGCTCATTGATCGATCTTTATAATTGGGCTTTCAACTAATACCGATAATGAGAAATTTCCTAATCGTGCTAAAGCTCTTGACGGTATCAATAACATGTACAGTTTCTTTAAACCTTCGCGCCAAGTCAATCGATACTTCTGCACTTAATTCTTAATACAAGAATTCCGTTAATATTTACACCATTCAAACTCTAGTAGCAAAACTTTAAATAGTAACTTGAAGAAATAACTCCAATGATTCTCTTAAGAGCCTGGCTCTTCTACTTGATGACGACGTTATCTCTCATAAGTCTAGTAACGGGTATATTTTTATACCTATGGCCTCACGGACCACGTAGTGGAAGGTTATTATTCCTCGGTTTCGATAGATTCACATGGAGTGAATGGCATACCTATGCTTCATTACTCGCTCTAATAATCGTTATAATTCACATAATTTTCAACCGGAGATTGGTAAAGCAATATATAAAATGGACTATAGAGAGCTCGCACCAATAGCATAGAGGTAGTACTTTTAGGTTCATGATTCCTCAACCTCATCTCTATACGTATAACGTTCCTTTCTCTTCATAATATGAAGCTTTTTAACAAGGTTTTGAATGAAAGATCGAATCTTTATATTCGGAGCACCTCGGAGCACTTAGCGCCGGGGGTGGGATTTGAACCCACGAGACCCGAAAGGGTCATCGGCTCTCCAGCCCTAATGGTTAGATCTCGAGGCCGACGCATTACCTGGCTTTGCTACCCCGGCGCTTCTTTATCGATTAATTTTATTAATTACGGTCGATTAAATGCTTTATGTAATAGTAGTGCGGGGGTTGCCAAGTCTGGTCAAAGGCGCGAGACTATTTGCGTGATGCTCAGATATTTGATTTGAGAAACCTCGTCCCTTAGGGGTTCGTGGGTTCAAATCCCACCCCCCGCACCTGCACCGCACCAATTTA
This genomic window contains:
- a CDS encoding thermosome subunit, which produces MSATAIPAITSTGQPILILKEGSSQMRGREAQRNNIMAAKLIAEIVRTSLGPRGMDKMLVDTLGDVTITNDGATILKEIDVQHPAAKMLVEVAKATDNEVGDGTTSAVVLAGALLEKAEELLAKDVHPTIIVDGYRKAANKALEALRSFAEKIDPEDKNMLIKVAKTSMASKLVSKEAEELATLVVDAILTVAEKQDGAYKVDID
- a CDS encoding ArsR family transcriptional regulator, producing the protein MSTTELDRLLTVVQNPIRREIIRRLSQEPSYPLEISEDLGIYQPLVSKHLKVMEEAEVVEAKTESSPYGPDRKMYYLAKAVSLTVDFSPDLYNVSVSSLQRVTLPKSIGEFKDRLDHLTSEYHTLDQFADLIADLDRRIAELEKERAALLHLRSLAMRAAKESIKGKPISFIERMIAYHILNKNERTVREISKSLNIKEDVVKRVLDQLVKRSIIRPF
- a CDS encoding DUF4405 domain-containing protein, which translates into the protein MILLRAWLFYLMTTLSLISLVTGIFLYLWPHGPRSGRLLFLGFDRFTWSEWHTYASLLALIIVIIHIIFNRRLVKQYIKWTIESSHQ